The following proteins are co-located in the Spirosoma montaniterrae genome:
- a CDS encoding sensor histidine kinase, with product MPIHYDPAKRDLYFFLSIMGQIIVLFFITLAFNDEKNRAINGLIQKNDELVLVQNQLIQQEKMAGLGELTAGIAHEIQNPLNFVNNFADVSTELVQELKEGPLTKLSDADREYADEIMNDLTQNLQKVVYHGKRASGIVKSMLEHSRMSAGEWQLTNVNALCDEYIRLAYHGLRAKDKLFNATLKTDFDARLPAVNMVPQDIGRVLLNLFNNAFYAVQKRQQRATHARNTFPYAPTVSVSTKYLTQKGMPDRIEIRVRDNGLGISDAVKEKIFQPFFTTKPTGEGTGLGLSLSYDIVTKGHNGQIWVESTEGQGADFIITLPATN from the coding sequence ATGCCCATTCACTACGACCCGGCCAAGCGCGATTTGTATTTCTTTCTGTCGATTATGGGGCAAATTATTGTGCTGTTTTTTATAACGCTGGCGTTTAACGACGAGAAAAACCGGGCCATCAACGGCTTGATTCAAAAGAACGATGAACTGGTTCTGGTTCAGAATCAGCTTATTCAGCAGGAAAAAATGGCGGGACTGGGCGAATTAACGGCAGGCATCGCCCACGAAATTCAAAACCCACTCAACTTCGTCAATAACTTTGCCGATGTCAGTACCGAACTGGTTCAGGAGCTGAAAGAAGGGCCGCTAACGAAGCTCTCCGATGCTGACAGGGAGTACGCCGACGAAATAATGAACGACCTGACGCAGAACCTGCAAAAGGTTGTGTACCACGGCAAGCGGGCGTCGGGTATCGTAAAAAGTATGCTCGAACACAGCCGCATGAGCGCGGGCGAATGGCAACTAACCAACGTAAACGCGCTCTGCGACGAGTATATCCGGCTGGCGTATCATGGCCTGCGAGCTAAAGACAAGTTATTCAATGCTACGCTGAAAACAGATTTCGATGCCAGGTTGCCTGCCGTAAACATGGTGCCGCAGGATATAGGCCGGGTGCTGCTCAACCTCTTCAACAACGCCTTTTACGCCGTGCAGAAACGACAGCAAAGAGCCACCCATGCCCGTAATACCTTTCCATACGCGCCAACAGTATCGGTTAGCACAAAGTATCTGACACAGAAAGGCATGCCAGACCGAATCGAAATTCGCGTTCGCGACAACGGACTTGGCATTTCAGACGCCGTGAAAGAAAAGATTTTTCAGCCGTTCTTCACCACCAAACCCACGGGCGAAGGCACGGGACTGGGCTTATCGCTCAGTTACGACATTGTAACCAAAGGCCACAACGGGCAGATCTGGGTAGAAAGTACCGAAGGGCAAGGGGCCGATTTTATTATTACCTTACCCGCAACTAATTGA
- a CDS encoding L-rhamnose mutarotase — protein MRYCLALDLKDDPALIAEYERYHEAVWPDVLQSLRDAGILSMEIYRVENRLVLVMDTTDDFSFDRKARMDADNPKVQEWETLMWKYQAALPSAQPGQKWISMKKVFDFNA, from the coding sequence ATGCGCTACTGCCTTGCCCTTGACCTCAAAGACGACCCCGCTCTTATTGCCGAATACGAACGCTACCACGAAGCCGTTTGGCCCGACGTACTCCAAAGTCTGCGCGACGCCGGTATCCTGAGTATGGAAATATACCGCGTTGAAAACCGACTTGTGCTGGTGATGGATACCACCGACGATTTTTCGTTCGACCGCAAAGCCCGCATGGATGCCGACAACCCGAAGGTGCAGGAATGGGAAACGTTGATGTGGAAGTATCAGGCGGCCCTGCCCTCGGCTCAGCCCGGTCAGAAATGGATATCGATGAAAAAAGTATTTGATTTCAATGCCTAA
- a CDS encoding oxygenase MpaB family protein produces the protein MLFLVLLAAGVALAGYAIWYYRMRRRAVAKAVPAEQAPLHHWTPEFLDSKRHRTDPVADSVVQQILNRGEINQVNRLFSIIVADDGTLPADLPAEVRQYFDQTATLPPWADPDLIELGQQIYIRHGVLISLLLSYKSLPECYACAKGAMVLFHTARLNEQNGSVDTYARRIAETAQFVMYAMSPGGLSANGRGIRAAQKVRLIHAVIRHYLRQQNWDVALYDEPINQEDMAGTLMAFSALVLEGLETMNVDLTDAEREAYIHCWRVIGHLMGLDDDLIPVNAADALALGHAILNHQMAASPQGQSLTKALLDFQHKLLPSFIDDEVNVEMLRFMMGNNMADLLGVPPAQRQDVEKLAGKVRFVTGVGELLDHTLLMAMLIQGISKLMLQAQIKYMDKKDGLNFYLPASLTKDWGFANPA, from the coding sequence ATGCTGTTTCTTGTACTTCTTGCCGCTGGCGTTGCGCTGGCCGGCTATGCCATCTGGTATTATCGAATGCGCCGACGCGCCGTAGCAAAGGCCGTACCAGCCGAACAGGCTCCGCTCCATCACTGGACCCCCGAATTTCTCGACAGCAAACGCCACCGAACCGACCCCGTTGCCGACAGTGTGGTGCAGCAGATTTTGAATCGGGGCGAGATAAATCAGGTCAATCGCCTGTTCAGCATCATCGTAGCCGACGATGGTACGCTGCCCGCCGACCTGCCCGCCGAGGTTCGCCAGTACTTTGACCAAACCGCTACGCTGCCGCCCTGGGCCGACCCCGACCTGATTGAACTGGGCCAGCAGATTTACATTCGGCACGGGGTGCTGATTAGCCTGCTGCTATCCTACAAATCGCTGCCCGAATGTTATGCCTGTGCTAAAGGTGCGATGGTGCTGTTTCATACGGCCCGGCTCAACGAACAAAACGGCTCGGTAGACACCTACGCCCGACGCATTGCCGAAACCGCTCAATTTGTGATGTATGCGATGTCGCCGGGCGGTTTGTCGGCCAATGGGCGCGGCATTCGGGCGGCCCAGAAAGTGCGGCTGATTCACGCCGTAATTCGGCACTATCTGCGACAACAGAACTGGGACGTGGCTTTGTACGATGAGCCGATTAATCAGGAAGACATGGCCGGTACGCTGATGGCGTTTTCTGCCCTGGTTCTGGAGGGGCTTGAAACTATGAACGTTGACCTGACCGACGCCGAGCGGGAAGCCTATATCCACTGCTGGCGGGTAATCGGCCACCTGATGGGTTTAGACGATGACCTGATTCCAGTCAACGCGGCTGACGCGCTCGCCCTCGGCCACGCTATTCTGAACCATCAAATGGCGGCCAGCCCGCAGGGCCAGTCATTAACTAAAGCCCTGCTCGATTTTCAGCATAAACTGCTGCCGTCGTTCATCGACGATGAGGTGAACGTTGAGATGCTGCGGTTTATGATGGGCAACAACATGGCCGATCTGCTGGGTGTGCCACCTGCCCAACGACAAGACGTTGAAAAATTAGCTGGTAAAGTGCGGTTTGTGACCGGCGTGGGCGAATTGCTCGATCATACGTTGTTGATGGCGATGCTGATTCAGGGTATTAGTAAACTGATGCTTCAGGCGCAAATAAAGTATATGGACAAAAAAGACGGGCTGAATTTTTACCTGCCTGCATCGCTCACCAAAGACTGGGGTTTCGCAAATCCGGCCTAA
- a CDS encoding CocE/NonD family hydrolase, giving the protein MKNWLYSLLALTFALSAQAQNAGSFVRENYQKFEYKIPTRDGTKLHTAVYVPKDASSTNKYPFLMQRTCYSVAPYGPDAYAAQVGPSGTLMRDKYIFVYQDVRGRWASEGKWTNMTPNIPDPQPAAGKKGKKAQTGVATSTAGAPDESSDTYDTIEWLLKNVPNNNGRVGQWGISYPGFYTAASLPDAHPALKAASPQAPVSDFFFDDFHHNGAFIQAYLFTYPVFGIQTPGPTTKSWYDNAFIRTGSKDGYQWQLDLGPLKNVQNYYKDNFYWQETVEHPNYDEFWQKRSILPHLKNVKPAVMTVGGWFDAEDLYGPLNIYKTIEKTSPGTYNTLVMGPFGHGRWSRETGHTLHSNIYFGDSIATFYQRNIEAKFFNHFLKGTGDGKTSLPEAYLFNTGRNEWRTFDKWPAAEAETRSYSLLANGALATNRTMGSPDASGNGFSEFMSDPMKPVPYTEDNTTTQGFTPFNYMSEDQRFAGRRPDVLTFQTEVLTEDLTLGGEITAKLKVSTTGTDADWVVKLIDVYPPDEPNHPYMPNRNIVLGGYQQMVRSEAMRGRFRNSFEKPEPFKPSEITDVTFRLQDVLHTFKKGHRMMIQVQSTWFPLIDRNPQKYVDNIFKAEESDFQKATHRVYENSVIDVQVLK; this is encoded by the coding sequence ATGAAAAACTGGCTATATAGCCTGCTTGCGCTAACATTTGCCCTGTCGGCGCAGGCGCAGAACGCTGGTAGTTTCGTCCGCGAGAATTACCAGAAATTTGAGTACAAAATCCCCACGCGCGACGGTACGAAACTACACACTGCCGTTTACGTGCCGAAAGATGCCTCGTCTACCAACAAATACCCGTTTCTGATGCAGCGGACGTGCTACAGCGTGGCTCCTTACGGCCCCGATGCTTATGCGGCTCAGGTTGGCCCGTCGGGTACGCTCATGCGCGATAAGTACATTTTCGTGTATCAGGACGTGCGCGGTCGGTGGGCATCGGAAGGTAAATGGACCAACATGACGCCAAATATTCCCGATCCGCAGCCCGCAGCCGGTAAGAAAGGCAAAAAAGCGCAGACGGGCGTCGCTACGTCAACGGCGGGTGCGCCCGATGAGAGTTCGGATACGTATGATACTATTGAATGGCTGCTGAAAAACGTGCCGAACAACAACGGTCGGGTAGGGCAGTGGGGCATCAGTTACCCCGGTTTTTATACGGCGGCCTCGCTGCCCGACGCGCACCCGGCTCTGAAAGCCGCGTCGCCACAGGCACCCGTGTCAGATTTTTTCTTCGACGATTTTCACCACAACGGCGCGTTTATTCAGGCATATCTGTTCACGTATCCGGTATTCGGCATCCAAACGCCCGGCCCCACCACCAAATCGTGGTACGATAATGCGTTTATCCGCACCGGCTCGAAAGATGGTTATCAGTGGCAGCTTGATCTCGGCCCGCTCAAGAATGTGCAGAACTATTACAAGGATAACTTTTACTGGCAGGAAACCGTTGAGCATCCCAACTACGACGAGTTCTGGCAGAAGCGCAGCATTTTGCCGCACTTGAAAAACGTTAAACCCGCCGTGATGACCGTAGGTGGCTGGTTCGACGCCGAAGACCTCTACGGCCCGTTGAACATCTACAAAACCATAGAGAAAACGTCGCCCGGCACCTACAACACGCTTGTGATGGGGCCGTTTGGGCATGGCCGCTGGAGCCGCGAAACCGGCCACACACTCCACTCGAACATTTATTTTGGCGACAGCATCGCTACGTTTTACCAGCGCAACATCGAAGCGAAGTTTTTTAATCATTTCCTGAAAGGCACTGGCGATGGCAAAACCAGTTTGCCCGAAGCTTACCTGTTCAACACGGGCCGCAACGAGTGGCGCACGTTCGACAAATGGCCCGCTGCCGAAGCCGAAACCCGGAGTTATTCGCTGCTGGCGAACGGTGCGCTGGCAACCAACCGCACTATGGGATCGCCCGATGCGAGCGGTAATGGCTTTTCGGAGTTTATGTCTGACCCAATGAAGCCGGTGCCCTACACCGAAGATAACACCACGACGCAGGGCTTTACGCCGTTTAACTATATGTCGGAAGATCAGCGGTTTGCCGGTCGGCGGCCCGACGTACTGACCTTCCAGACCGAGGTGTTGACCGAAGATCTGACGCTGGGGGGCGAAATTACGGCCAAACTGAAAGTAAGCACCACCGGCACCGACGCCGACTGGGTGGTAAAACTCATTGACGTGTACCCGCCCGACGAGCCGAATCATCCGTATATGCCCAACCGAAACATCGTGCTGGGCGGCTATCAGCAGATGGTGCGGTCAGAAGCGATGCGCGGGCGGTTCCGCAACTCGTTCGAGAAACCCGAACCGTTCAAACCCAGCGAAATTACTGACGTAACATTCCGCTTGCAGGACGTGCTGCATACATTCAAAAAGGGCCACCGGATGATGATTCAGGTACAAAGCACCTGGTTCCCGCTCATCGACCGCAACCCGCAGAAGTACGTCGATAATATTTTCAAAGCTGAGGAGTCAGATTTTCAGAAAGCAACACACCGGGTTTACGAAAACTCGGTGATTGACGTGCAAGTGCTGAAGTAA
- a CDS encoding TerB family tellurite resistance protein — translation MNETNQSLPVVTPETAVVPTAYENAQSSLYLGFGNLVYALAKADGRVQNEEADAVRQLLAQQPFGDLAQYAFTLLEERNVSIEEAYAFGMRRLTDNRKALNDTLKKQFIDILLHVAGAHDDTSRKEQEMIKRFRRDLRRL, via the coding sequence ATGAACGAGACCAACCAGTCATTGCCCGTAGTTACGCCAGAAACGGCTGTTGTACCAACCGCTTATGAGAATGCCCAGTCGAGCCTGTATTTAGGCTTTGGCAACCTCGTGTATGCGCTGGCAAAAGCAGATGGTCGGGTTCAGAACGAAGAAGCCGATGCGGTGCGGCAGTTGCTGGCCCAGCAGCCATTCGGAGATTTGGCGCAATACGCGTTTACACTGCTTGAAGAGCGCAACGTATCTATTGAAGAGGCTTATGCCTTCGGGATGCGTCGGCTAACCGATAACCGGAAAGCCCTGAACGACACGCTTAAAAAGCAGTTTATCGACATTCTTCTGCACGTTGCCGGTGCCCACGACGATACGTCGCGGAAAGAGCAGGAGATGATTAAGCGATTCCGGCGCGACCTCCGGCGGCTGTAA
- a CDS encoding zeta toxin family protein — protein MAFEAGRLMLQRIDYLLQQQVDFAFETTLSTRSYVHTIRRAREVGYVVSLYYFWLPSAEVSKQRVAQRVANGGHNIPSEVVERRYERSLENLKKLYIPICDYFSIFSNASPTPQIIASGGIQSDTEITDGSIWRQIHSL, from the coding sequence GTGGCATTTGAAGCTGGTCGATTAATGCTGCAACGAATTGATTATCTGTTGCAGCAGCAGGTTGATTTTGCTTTTGAAACTACACTGTCAACCCGCTCGTATGTTCATACGATTCGACGGGCCAGAGAAGTGGGGTATGTAGTGAGTTTATACTACTTTTGGCTACCATCAGCCGAAGTTTCAAAACAGCGGGTAGCGCAACGAGTAGCAAATGGTGGACATAACATCCCCTCTGAAGTAGTGGAACGACGTTATGAGCGTAGTCTGGAAAACCTAAAGAAACTATACATTCCAATTTGTGATTATTTCAGTATATTTAGTAATGCAAGCCCAACACCGCAAATCATTGCGTCAGGTGGCATTCAATCTGATACTGAAATAACAGACGGTTCTATTTGGCGGCAAATACATAGTTTATGA